Proteins encoded together in one Campylobacter peloridis LMG 23910 window:
- a CDS encoding TlyA family RNA methyltransferase, with product MRFDIFVSTKLNISRNKACELIENKQILLNNEFKKSSFKITTQNPLEDESLKLMLLEELFVSRAAFKLKHFLQEHAFIIKDKICLDIGSSTGGFVQILHQKKAKHISALDVGSNQLHESLRNLENIQIYENTDLREFKSEILYDVITCDVSFISLMHLISHIDKLAKNLIILLFKPQFEVGKNAKRDKNGVVKDPKAIILAKANFEKACAKLGWILQVSQESQLKGKEGNVEFFYAYTKK from the coding sequence ATGCGATTTGATATTTTTGTAAGTACAAAGTTAAACATTTCACGCAATAAAGCTTGTGAGCTTATAGAAAATAAACAAATTTTACTTAATAATGAGTTTAAAAAAAGCTCTTTTAAAATCACAACTCAAAATCCCTTAGAAGATGAGAGCTTAAAACTCATGCTTTTAGAAGAGCTTTTTGTAAGCAGGGCTGCTTTTAAGCTCAAACATTTTTTACAAGAGCATGCATTTATCATCAAAGATAAAATTTGCTTAGATATAGGCTCATCAACTGGGGGTTTTGTGCAAATTTTACACCAAAAAAAGGCTAAACATATTAGTGCTTTAGATGTAGGTTCTAACCAACTTCATGAGAGTTTAAGAAATTTAGAAAATATCCAAATTTATGAAAATACTGATTTGCGTGAGTTTAAAAGTGAAATTTTATACGATGTGATTACTTGTGATGTGAGTTTTATTTCTTTAATGCATTTAATCTCTCATATAGACAAACTTGCTAAAAATCTTATCATCTTGCTTTTTAAACCCCAATTTGAAGTGGGTAAAAATGCTAAACGCGATAAAAATGGGGTTGTAAAAGATCCAAAGGCTATTATTTTAGCTAAAGCAAATTTTGAAAAAGCTTGTGCAAAACTTGGATGGATTTTGCAAGTTAGTCAAGAATCGCAATTAAAAGGAAAAGAAGGTAATGTTGAGTTTTTCTATGCCTATACAAAAAAATAA
- a CDS encoding bifunctional riboflavin kinase/FAD synthetase gives MLSFSMPIQKNKITNLAIGCFDGMHLGHFELFKHLDENGAIFIIYKTECNELTPKEFRVNVAKHPLIFCDFLEIKNLNGKEFLTYLKKEFPNLEKIIVGYDFKFGKNREWEAKDIQALCSLKTIIVDEFKIQNQSVHASLIKHLLENGKAKKAREFLGRFYNIRAKIIKGQGIGAKELFATLNLQSKDFFLPKNGVYASLIKIGDKTYNSVSFLGIRSSDNHFSLETHILDENYKNTEEKFVELSFVDYIRANKKFDDLSLLKVQIAKDIIKAKEILRVVDER, from the coding sequence ATGTTGAGTTTTTCTATGCCTATACAAAAAAATAAAATCACTAATTTAGCCATAGGTTGCTTTGATGGTATGCATTTGGGGCATTTTGAGCTTTTTAAACATTTAGATGAAAATGGGGCAATTTTTATTATTTATAAAACAGAATGTAATGAGCTAACACCTAAGGAATTTAGAGTGAATGTGGCAAAACATCCTTTGATTTTTTGTGATTTTTTAGAGATTAAAAATTTAAATGGTAAGGAATTTTTAACTTATTTAAAAAAAGAATTTCCTAATTTAGAAAAAATCATCGTTGGTTATGATTTTAAATTTGGTAAAAATCGAGAATGGGAAGCTAAAGATATACAAGCACTTTGTTCTTTAAAAACCATTATAGTAGATGAGTTTAAAATTCAAAACCAAAGCGTGCATGCAAGCTTGATTAAGCATTTGCTTGAAAATGGCAAAGCAAAAAAAGCACGAGAATTTCTTGGTAGATTTTATAATATAAGAGCAAAAATCATAAAAGGCCAAGGAATAGGGGCAAAAGAGCTTTTTGCAACTTTAAATTTACAAAGTAAAGATTTTTTCTTGCCTAAAAATGGGGTTTATGCAAGTTTGATTAAAATTGGAGATAAAACTTATAATAGCGTTAGTTTTTTAGGTATTAGATCAAGTGATAATCATTTTTCATTAGAAACACACATTTTAGATGAAAATTACAAAAATACTGAGGAAAAATTTGTAGAACTTAGTTTTGTAGATTATATTAGAGCTAATAAGAAATTTGATGATTTATCTTTATTAAAAGTGCAAATTGCTAAAGATATTATAAAAGCAAAAGAAATTTTAAGGGTTGTAGATGAAAGATGA
- the cmoA gene encoding carboxy-S-adenosyl-L-methionine synthase CmoA, whose amino-acid sequence MKDEIFKKELNKQFEFDKSVASVFDDMVSRSVPFYTQNLKLISELLYHFMPANAKICDLGCSTANLLLALFEKRKDFCLSGVDEARAMLEIAKSKSKAFGAKIDFFEKNLDEFDFFKNDAFIATYTLQFIRPPKRQELIDKIYKNLNENGMFVLSEKILYEDAIIANKMIQIYEQYKLEQGYTKLEISSKRQALENVLIPYTQNENITMLKKAGFSKIESVFKWVNFETFIAFK is encoded by the coding sequence ATGAAAGATGAAATTTTTAAAAAAGAATTAAACAAACAATTTGAATTTGATAAAAGCGTAGCTAGCGTTTTTGATGATATGGTTTCAAGATCTGTGCCTTTTTATACGCAGAATTTAAAGCTAATTAGCGAACTTTTGTATCATTTTATGCCTGCAAATGCTAAAATTTGCGATCTTGGCTGTTCTACTGCGAATTTATTGTTAGCTCTTTTTGAAAAAAGAAAGGATTTTTGCTTAAGCGGAGTAGATGAAGCAAGAGCTATGCTTGAGATTGCAAAAAGCAAAAGTAAAGCTTTTGGAGCTAAGATAGATTTTTTTGAAAAAAATTTAGATGAGTTTGATTTTTTTAAAAATGATGCTTTTATAGCTACTTATACTTTGCAATTTATCCGCCCACCAAAACGACAAGAACTTATTGATAAAATTTATAAAAATCTAAATGAAAATGGTATGTTTGTATTAAGTGAAAAAATTCTTTATGAAGATGCGATAATAGCCAATAAAATGATACAAATTTATGAGCAATACAAACTAGAGCAAGGCTATACTAAATTAGAAATTTCAAGTAAAAGACAAGCTTTGGAAAATGTGCTTATTCCTTATACTCAAAATGAGAATATTACCATGCTTAAAAAAGCTGGCTTTTCAAAAATAGAAAGCGTTTTTAAATGGGTAAATTTTGAAACTTTTATTGCTTTTAAATAA
- the ychF gene encoding redox-regulated ATPase YchF produces MSLSVGIVGLPNVGKSTTFNALTRAQNAESANYPFCTIEPNKAIVPVPDHRLKELAKIVNPQKIIRSNIEFVDIAGLVAGASKGEGLGNKFLSNIRETEMILHIVRCFDDENITHVAGSVNPVRDVQIIETELILADIEQLSKKIEKLSKGVKANEKGAKESLALANELLEHLNQNNSASSFANKNEVYQALIKELRLLSAKEVIYGANVDENSLLEDNDYVKDLKEFAAKSGHEVIKLCSKIEEEMIALSDEENYEFLKSLGVERSGLEVVIRTAFSKLNLISYFTAGEIEVRSWTIQKGWKAPKAASVIHNDFEKGFIKAEVISYEDYIHYKGESGAKEAGKLRLEGKDYIVADGDVMHFRFNV; encoded by the coding sequence ATGAGTTTATCAGTAGGAATAGTAGGACTTCCAAATGTTGGAAAATCTACAACTTTTAATGCACTAACAAGAGCACAAAACGCTGAAAGCGCAAACTATCCATTTTGCACTATAGAGCCTAATAAAGCTATAGTTCCTGTCCCTGATCATCGCTTAAAAGAATTAGCAAAAATAGTCAATCCACAAAAAATTATACGCTCAAATATAGAATTTGTTGATATAGCAGGTTTAGTTGCTGGTGCTAGCAAAGGTGAAGGCTTGGGAAATAAATTTCTTTCAAATATACGCGAAACAGAAATGATTTTGCATATTGTGCGTTGCTTTGATGATGAAAATATTACTCATGTTGCAGGTAGTGTTAATCCTGTGCGTGATGTGCAAATTATCGAAACAGAACTTATATTAGCAGATATTGAACAACTTAGCAAAAAAATTGAAAAACTCTCAAAAGGTGTAAAGGCTAATGAAAAAGGCGCAAAAGAAAGTTTAGCTTTAGCCAATGAACTTTTAGAACACTTAAATCAAAACAATAGCGCAAGTTCTTTTGCCAATAAAAACGAAGTTTATCAAGCTCTCATAAAAGAATTAAGATTGCTTTCTGCCAAGGAAGTAATATATGGAGCTAATGTGGATGAAAATTCACTTCTAGAGGACAATGATTATGTAAAAGATTTAAAAGAATTTGCAGCAAAATCAGGCCATGAAGTTATTAAACTTTGCTCTAAAATAGAAGAAGAAATGATTGCATTAAGTGATGAAGAAAACTATGAATTTTTAAAATCTTTAGGAGTTGAGCGTAGTGGGCTTGAGGTAGTTATACGCACAGCATTTTCTAAACTTAATTTAATTAGCTATTTTACCGCTGGAGAAATTGAAGTTAGATCATGGACTATACAAAAAGGATGGAAAGCACCAAAAGCAGCTAGTGTAATTCATAATGATTTTGAAAAAGGTTTTATTAAAGCTGAAGTTATTTCCTATGAAGATTATATTCATTATAAAGGTGAAAGTGGTGCTAAAGAAGCAGGAAAACTACGCCTTGAAGGTAAAGACTATATAGTTGCAGATGGCGATGTAATGCATTTTAGATTTAATGTTTGA
- a CDS encoding leucyl aminopeptidase has translation MIFNFKEEDINSINADFEIILIQNKNLNNFSQSQELFKLSNYKGEGICLDLQNKVLYSELKSLDYEDIRLAFANAYKALKKLDIQSVKTKCVIGQCIVNSFNAMIQGFSFGAYEFNKYKKEQTSSSLKNIFISKDEINNKDYNIQEAYIGLNYGQVFSNACDFAKNIVNEIPQIYTPVKMAEDALNLSQNDSKISCKIYESDFLEQEKMQAFLAVNRASVHPPKLIHLSYKPQNAKMKVVFVGKGLTYDSGGLSLKPADYMLTMKSDKSGGAAAMAIIKGASELNLDIEVHSIIGATENMIGGNAYKPDDVLISREGVSIEVRNTDAEGRLVLADCLSFAQDLKPDLLIDLATLTGACVVGLGEYTSAIMGNNEDLQNDFFKVSKKSGDLATILHFNPHLKELIKSNIADVSNTSSSRYGGAITAGLFLNSFIREEFKDKWLHLDIAGPAYLEKAWGYHSFGATGAGVRMCLSYLLYLSRNKK, from the coding sequence ATGATTTTTAATTTTAAAGAAGAAGATATTAATTCTATTAATGCTGATTTTGAAATAATTTTAATACAAAATAAAAATTTAAATAATTTTTCTCAAAGTCAAGAACTTTTTAAACTTTCAAACTATAAAGGTGAAGGGATTTGCCTTGATTTACAAAATAAAGTTCTTTATAGTGAACTTAAAAGCTTGGATTATGAAGATATAAGACTTGCTTTTGCTAATGCTTATAAAGCATTAAAAAAACTAGACATTCAAAGTGTAAAAACCAAATGCGTTATAGGACAATGCATTGTCAATAGCTTTAATGCTATGATTCAAGGTTTTAGTTTTGGGGCATATGAATTTAATAAATACAAAAAAGAACAAACATCTTCTAGTTTAAAAAATATTTTTATTTCAAAAGATGAAATCAATAACAAAGACTACAATATCCAAGAAGCATATATAGGCTTAAACTATGGACAAGTATTTTCCAATGCCTGTGATTTTGCTAAAAATATAGTTAATGAAATTCCGCAAATTTACACCCCTGTAAAAATGGCTGAAGATGCTCTAAATCTAAGCCAAAATGATTCTAAAATCTCATGTAAGATTTATGAAAGTGATTTTTTAGAGCAAGAAAAAATGCAAGCATTTTTAGCAGTAAATCGCGCCTCTGTTCATCCTCCAAAACTTATACATCTTTCTTATAAACCACAAAATGCAAAAATGAAAGTAGTATTTGTAGGCAAGGGTTTAACTTATGATAGTGGTGGACTTAGTTTAAAACCAGCTGATTACATGTTAACGATGAAATCAGACAAAAGCGGTGGTGCAGCTGCAATGGCTATTATTAAAGGAGCAAGTGAGTTAAACCTTGATATAGAAGTTCATTCTATCATTGGTGCAACTGAAAATATGATAGGTGGAAATGCTTATAAACCAGATGATGTGCTAATCTCAAGAGAAGGCGTTAGTATAGAAGTTAGAAACACAGATGCTGAAGGAAGATTGGTTTTAGCTGATTGTCTTTCTTTTGCACAAGATTTAAAACCTGATTTACTTATAGATCTTGCTACCCTAACTGGAGCTTGTGTGGTTGGTCTTGGAGAATACACAAGTGCAATTATGGGAAATAATGAAGATTTGCAAAATGATTTTTTCAAAGTAAGTAAAAAAAGCGGAGATTTAGCAACTATTTTACATTTTAATCCGCACTTAAAAGAACTTATAAAATCAAATATAGCAGATGTTAGCAATACCTCTTCAAGTCGTTATGGTGGAGCTATTACTGCAGGATTATTTTTAAATTCTTTTATCAGAGAAGAATTTAAAGATAAATGGCTACATTTAGATATTGCAGGTCCTGCTTATTTAGAAAAAGCTTGGGGTTATCATAGTTTTGGTGCAACTGGTGCAGGTGTTAGAATGTGTCTTTCTTATTTACTTTATCTTTCAAGGAATAAAAAATGA
- a CDS encoding DedA family protein, which produces MEEFLKQLLYDYKNWAYIIVFLWCMLEGELALILAGIFAHEGHVNLGLIIFVAGLGGFAGDQIYFYIGRYNKKYIQKKLRTQRRKFAIAHLLLQRFGWPIIFVQRYMYGFRTIIPMSIGLTRYSAKKFAFINLISAWAWAAITILLAWFFGKEIWLAVEWAGAHWYFAVPIIACFLLALFLGMKQIEKSILRKRTHK; this is translated from the coding sequence ATGGAAGAATTTTTAAAACAACTTTTATATGATTATAAAAATTGGGCATATATCATTGTTTTTTTATGGTGCATGCTTGAAGGAGAACTTGCACTTATTTTAGCAGGGATATTTGCACATGAAGGGCATGTTAATCTAGGTTTAATCATTTTTGTTGCTGGTTTAGGTGGTTTTGCTGGAGATCAAATTTATTTTTATATAGGAAGATATAATAAAAAATATATACAAAAAAAATTACGTACTCAAAGGCGTAAATTTGCTATAGCACATTTACTCTTGCAGCGTTTTGGCTGGCCTATTATTTTTGTTCAAAGATACATGTATGGCTTTAGAACCATAATACCTATGAGTATAGGTTTAACTCGCTATAGTGCTAAAAAATTTGCCTTTATTAATCTTATAAGTGCATGGGCTTGGGCGGCTATTACGATATTGCTTGCATGGTTTTTTGGAAAAGAAATTTGGCTTGCAGTAGAATGGGCTGGGGCGCATTGGTATTTTGCCGTGCCTATTATCGCATGTTTTTTACTTGCTTTATTTTTAGGTATGAAACAAATAGAAAAATCTATACTTAGAAAAAGGACTCATAAATGA
- the apt gene encoding adenine phosphoribosyltransferase, with translation MKEQDKKYLLDSIRAIKDFPKEGIIFRDITTLLNNKEAFSFLIEHLATRYAKMNIDYIAGIESRGFIFGAALSAKLNLAFVPIRKPGKLPFNCLKESYSLEYGQDTIEIHTDAFNNTKNARVLLIDDLIATGGTALAAVKLIHRLQAQCVEACFLLELQDLSGAKELANLTSVYSVLKV, from the coding sequence ATGAAAGAACAAGATAAAAAATACTTATTAGATAGCATTAGAGCGATTAAGGATTTTCCAAAAGAAGGGATTATTTTTAGAGATATTACTACTTTGTTAAACAACAAAGAAGCTTTTAGTTTTTTAATAGAACATTTAGCTACAAGATATGCAAAAATGAATATAGATTATATAGCAGGCATTGAAAGTCGCGGTTTTATTTTTGGTGCAGCCTTAAGTGCAAAATTAAATTTAGCTTTTGTTCCTATTAGAAAACCAGGAAAACTACCTTTTAACTGCCTAAAAGAATCATATAGCCTAGAGTATGGACAAGATACCATAGAAATTCATACTGATGCTTTCAATAACACCAAAAACGCTAGAGTTTTACTCATTGATGATTTAATAGCCACAGGAGGAACTGCTTTAGCAGCTGTAAAACTCATTCATAGATTACAAGCTCAATGTGTTGAAGCATGTTTTTTACTAGAATTACAAGATTTAAGTGGAGCTAAAGAATTAGCTAATTTAACTAGTGTATATAGTGTATTAAAGGTGTGA
- the rpiB gene encoding ribose 5-phosphate isomerase B translates to MLREKIFIASDHAGFALKQEILKFLNNKNIIFEDLGAFDDNRCDYPDYAHLLSSRINENSFGILICGSGIGMSIAANRHKNIRCALCNEALSAKLSREHNDANVLALGARLIGADMAFEIILNFINTSFSGGRHCVRISKIEENL, encoded by the coding sequence ATGTTAAGAGAAAAAATTTTTATAGCAAGTGATCATGCTGGTTTTGCCTTAAAACAAGAAATACTAAAATTTTTAAATAACAAAAATATAATCTTTGAGGACTTAGGTGCTTTTGATGACAACCGCTGTGATTATCCTGATTATGCACATTTGTTAAGTTCTAGGATTAATGAAAATAGTTTTGGAATTTTAATTTGTGGTTCAGGTATAGGTATGAGTATAGCGGCTAATCGCCATAAAAATATACGCTGTGCTTTATGCAATGAAGCATTAAGTGCTAAACTTTCAAGAGAGCACAATGATGCAAATGTTTTAGCTCTTGGAGCAAGATTAATCGGTGCAGATATGGCTTTTGAAATCATCTTAAATTTCATTAACACTTCTTTTAGCGGGGGAAGACATTGTGTAAGAATTAGCAAAATAGAGGAAAATTTATGA
- a CDS encoding MCP protein-glutamate methylesterase has translation MKLILIGSSTGGPSQLKFLLNDVDLKDCGVIIAQHMNPAFIPSFVNQFNKEAISEVVMANDKEVVKNKIYICQKNMILSGNNTLVLNTTEETSSFNPGIDVLFNSATKLCQYNKILALIMTGMGDDGAKSLLELYKVGVRCLCENEADSIVYGMPKKARELNPNLKPMSLIELKKEIVNFVNS, from the coding sequence ATGAAACTTATTTTAATTGGTTCTTCAACGGGTGGTCCAAGCCAGCTAAAATTTTTACTAAATGATGTTGATTTAAAAGATTGTGGAGTGATTATTGCTCAGCATATGAATCCTGCTTTTATACCATCATTTGTAAATCAGTTTAACAAAGAAGCCATAAGTGAAGTTGTTATGGCAAATGATAAAGAAGTGGTAAAAAATAAAATTTATATTTGTCAAAAAAATATGATTTTAAGTGGAAATAATACTTTAGTTTTGAATACAACTGAAGAAACAAGCAGTTTTAATCCAGGTATTGATGTTTTATTTAATTCTGCTACAAAACTTTGCCAGTATAATAAAATTTTAGCTTTGATAATGACTGGAATGGGAGATGATGGAGCTAAATCTTTATTAGAGCTTTATAAAGTTGGAGTAAGGTGCTTATGTGAGAATGAGGCTGATTCTATAGTATATGGAATGCCTAAAAAAGCAAGAGAATTAAATCCAAATTTAAAGCCAATGAGTTTAATTGAGCTTAAAAAAGAAATAGTAAATTTTGTAAATTCTTAG
- a CDS encoding MCP protein methyltransferase codes for MIKINENELNDFIKVVEQISGNNLSTKKDILFIKLPKFLQELGLNSLSELNDKVQFQRNLKQETMDFITVCETYFFRELEQLKDVIYYIKSLDRPVNVLCAPCSSGEEVYSLAILASENFIKGMNIVGIDINKKMIDKCNEMIYSERSVARLNTMQKSRYFDIKDRMYHLKKETLACRCRFDLCNVFDDSLFKLGKFDVIFSRNMMIYFDQDFKIRLMERFYKILNKEGRIYPGKSDLVPETAYFDKNFSAGGVYYSRAN; via the coding sequence ATGATTAAAATTAATGAAAATGAATTAAATGATTTTATAAAAGTTGTAGAGCAAATTAGTGGAAATAATCTTAGCACCAAAAAAGATATTTTATTTATAAAATTACCAAAATTTTTACAGGAATTGGGTTTAAATAGTCTTAGCGAATTAAACGATAAAGTACAGTTTCAAAGAAATTTAAAACAAGAAACAATGGATTTTATCACAGTTTGTGAGACTTATTTTTTTAGAGAATTAGAGCAATTAAAAGATGTAATTTATTATATAAAATCACTTGATCGCCCAGTAAATGTTTTATGTGCACCATGTTCAAGCGGTGAAGAGGTTTATTCTTTAGCGATTTTAGCAAGTGAAAATTTTATAAAAGGTATGAATATTGTTGGTATAGATATAAATAAAAAAATGATAGATAAATGCAACGAAATGATTTATTCAGAGCGTTCTGTTGCTAGATTAAACACTATGCAAAAATCGCGTTATTTTGATATAAAAGATAGAATGTATCATTTAAAAAAGGAAACTTTGGCTTGTAGATGTCGTTTTGATCTTTGCAATGTGTTTGATGATTCTTTATTTAAGCTTGGTAAATTTGATGTGATTTTTTCAAGAAATATGATGATATATTTTGATCAAGATTTTAAAATAAGACTAATGGAGCGTTTTTATAAAATTTTAAACAAAGAAGGAAGAATTTATCCTGGAAAATCTGATCTTGTTCCTGAAACTGCATATTTTGATAAAAACTTTTCAGCAGGCGGGGTTTATTATAGTAGAGCTAATTAA
- a CDS encoding MFS transporter, translating to MTYRTLLKNNKTFRLLATVQFISYFGAWFSQVGVFTLLTKELQAPANIIGFSAIFVFLPSIILAPINGVIVDKFKPKNLLLTMISIEMISIFMLIFVNSLAMLWFLYFLTFVRMAVASMYFQTEMSVLPKILTPQELKLGNELHSIIWAVSYALGMAAAGIFIDIFGVKPAFIADSLMLFCALLILKTLILPDEKNTTQNNVFILIKEGLVYVFSNKKIIHLILLHGVVGITAYDVLITLLAEYHYAQIISIPLAIGLSNAIRAVSLLVGPYILSPYINKNTLVYLYLGQGIGIMLWACLQFNFYLAFIGLITAGFCTSSLWSYTYTLLQNDCDKRYYGRVIAYNDMVYLTFSAIIAYSTGYLFKFYALKLNYFTFGLGLCFIFAALYWWWFNKKYN from the coding sequence ATGACTTATAGAACTTTACTTAAAAACAATAAAACTTTTAGACTTTTAGCTACTGTTCAATTTATAAGCTATTTTGGCGCATGGTTTTCTCAAGTTGGAGTTTTTACACTTTTAACAAAAGAACTTCAAGCACCAGCAAACATCATAGGTTTTTCAGCTATTTTTGTTTTTCTACCTTCTATTATACTTGCACCAATAAATGGTGTTATAGTAGATAAATTTAAACCTAAAAATCTACTTTTAACCATGATTAGCATAGAAATGATTTCAATTTTTATGCTAATTTTTGTTAATTCGCTAGCTATGCTTTGGTTTTTGTATTTTTTAACCTTTGTGCGTATGGCGGTTGCTTCTATGTATTTTCAAACAGAAATGTCTGTTTTACCTAAAATTTTAACCCCACAAGAATTAAAACTAGGCAATGAACTTCATAGTATCATATGGGCTGTTTCGTATGCTTTGGGTATGGCTGCAGCTGGAATTTTCATTGATATTTTTGGTGTAAAACCTGCTTTTATAGCAGATTCTTTAATGTTATTTTGCGCCTTACTTATACTAAAAACTTTAATTTTACCCGATGAAAAAAATACAACACAAAATAATGTTTTTATACTCATCAAAGAAGGTTTAGTTTATGTTTTTAGTAATAAAAAAATCATTCATTTGATTTTACTTCATGGAGTAGTAGGGATTACTGCATATGATGTTTTAATCACACTTTTAGCAGAATATCACTACGCTCAAATCATTTCTATACCTTTAGCTATAGGATTATCCAATGCAATTAGAGCAGTTTCTTTGCTTGTAGGGCCTTATATTTTAAGTCCATATATCAATAAAAATACTCTAGTTTATTTATATCTTGGACAAGGTATAGGTATAATGCTATGGGCTTGCTTGCAGTTTAATTTTTATCTTGCTTTTATAGGATTAATTACAGCAGGTTTTTGCACCTCTTCTTTATGGAGCTACACTTATACACTTTTACAGAATGATTGTGATAAAAGATATTATGGTAGAGTTATTGCATATAATGATATGGTTTACTTAACATTTAGTGCTATTATTGCTTACTCTACAGGATATTTGTTTAAATTTTATGCATTAAAGTTAAATTATTTTACTTTTGGGTTAGGGCTGTGTTTTATCTTTGCAGCCCTTTATTGGTGGTGGTTTAATAAAAAATATAATTAA
- a CDS encoding dehypoxanthine futalosine cyclase has product MSRLSKKEALDLLENAPLYELGARAYEKKLELHPEKITTFVVDRNINYTNICCIDCDFCAFCRKEKDEDSYILKYEEIGKKIEELQAIGGTQILFQGGVHPKLKIQWYEDLLSYIKTNYPAITVHGFSAVEIAYIARVSKISIEEVLKRLQAKGLFSIPGAGAEVLSDRVRDIIAPHKCDTATWLKVHESAHNIGMKSTATMMFGTVESNEELIDHFEHLRKLQDKTGGFRAFILWSFQSENTPLIKKHPEIIKQSSNKYLRLLALARLYLDNFKNLQSSWVTQGSLIGQLALKFGANDLGSTMMEENVVSAAGAKYRMNQEQMIELIKDIGEIPAKRDTAYNILERF; this is encoded by the coding sequence ATGAGTAGATTAAGTAAAAAAGAAGCTTTAGATTTGCTTGAGAATGCACCATTATACGAATTAGGTGCAAGAGCATATGAAAAAAAATTAGAACTTCATCCCGAAAAAATCACCACTTTTGTAGTAGATAGAAATATTAATTATACAAATATTTGCTGTATTGATTGTGATTTTTGTGCATTTTGTAGAAAAGAAAAAGATGAGGATTCCTATATTTTAAAATATGAAGAAATAGGAAAGAAAATCGAAGAATTACAAGCTATAGGTGGAACACAAATTTTATTTCAAGGTGGGGTTCATCCTAAGCTTAAGATACAATGGTATGAAGATTTGCTTTCATATATAAAGACAAATTACCCTGCTATCACCGTGCATGGTTTTTCAGCAGTTGAAATAGCATATATAGCAAGGGTTTCTAAAATTTCTATAGAAGAGGTATTAAAAAGACTTCAAGCTAAGGGACTTTTTTCTATACCTGGAGCAGGAGCTGAAGTTTTAAGTGATAGAGTAAGAGATATCATAGCCCCACACAAATGCGACACAGCAACTTGGCTTAAGGTGCATGAAAGTGCACATAATATTGGCATGAAAAGCACTGCTACTATGATGTTTGGAACGGTTGAAAGCAACGAAGAACTTATAGATCATTTTGAGCATTTAAGAAAATTGCAAGATAAAACAGGAGGATTTAGAGCTTTTATTTTATGGTCATTTCAAAGCGAAAATACCCCTTTGATTAAAAAACATCCTGAAATCATCAAGCAAAGTTCAAATAAATACTTAAGATTATTAGCTTTGGCAAGATTATATTTGGATAATTTTAAAAATTTGCAAAGTTCATGGGTAACTCAAGGCTCATTAATAGGCCAACTTGCTTTAAAATTTGGTGCAAATGATTTAGGCTCAACTATGATGGAAGAAAATGTAGTTTCAGCAGCTGGTGCAAAATATAGAATGAATCAAGAGCAAATGATAGAGCTTATAAAAGATATAGGAGAAATTCCTGCAAAACGCGATACAGCTTATAATATTTTAGAAAGGTTTTAA